A single genomic interval of Syngnathoides biaculeatus isolate LvHL_M chromosome 1, ASM1980259v1, whole genome shotgun sequence harbors:
- the LOC133500956 gene encoding protein MTSS 1-like isoform X2 yields MTQKGSYPVWEDFVSKASKLQSQLRTTVVAVAAFLDAFQKVADMATGSRGATRDIGSALTRMCMRHRSIEAKLKQFSTLFVDCLINPLQEQMEEWKRVANTLDKDHAKEYKKARQEIKKRSSDTLKLQKKAKKADVFGRGDIQPQLDSAKQEVSDKYFLLEEAEKQAVRRAMVEERSRFCCVVAMLRPVVEEEMSMLGEISHLQALTDDLKILTMDPHKLPASSEQVIVDLKASECAWSYQTPPSSPSTTVSRKSSMCSSLNSVNSSDSRSSGSRCHSPTSHFRYRAASSSSSALAQQAPARLSSVSSHDSGFVSQDASQSKSPSPMPPDPSQLSNGFDRLAHPWPSGVPRQDIRFRSPSFPPSSSSSSTATSPPSPTHWPVRSPRLADFSPLSWSVTSSSSRVPSWKDWAKPGPYDQPMFNALRKGKERREAVDPQAEDLQGGKGSPRVTSPKEDREAHVELARALARSLHLDLQGSSRDSLQGSSGYSSQTNTPCCSEDAASTQDCDYFSTAADHEGDRRNPDADKSPGVPRPGDLSHSCRRLFQSKRPGSSCVPPGPSAVVPPGVATIRRTPSSKPNLRRQSGGLALGPVPIKPPMVPVKTPTVPDHAGFPRARASEDASAPRTPKSPPGTPLSPGSSGTFSPHFDHCRGPEPERRPLPELLEETEHGDGVDDFLVAIRRGVKLKRTTTNDRSAPRIH; encoded by the exons GACGACGGTGGTGGCGGTGGCGGCCTTCCTGGACGCCTTCCAGAAGGTGGCGGACATGGCGACCGGCAGCCGAG GGGCGACGAGGGACATTGGCTCAGCGCTCACCAGGATGTGCATGAGGCACCGGAGCATCGAGGCCAAACTCAAACAGTTCTCcac GTTGTTTGTGGACTGCCTCATCAACCCGCTCCAGGAGCAGATGGAGGAGTGGAAGCGGGTCGCCAACACGCTGGACAAGGACCACGCCAAAG AGTACAAGAAAGCGCGGCAGGAGATCAAGAAGAGATCGTCGGACACGCTGAAGCTGCAGAAGAAAGCCAAGAAAG CCGACGTGTTCG GCCGCGGGGACATCCAGCCGCAATTGGACAGcgccaaacaggaagtgagcgACAAGTACTTCCTGCTGGAGGAGGCGGAGAAGCAGGCGGTGCGGAGAGCCATGGTGGAGGAGAGGAGCCGCTTCTGCTGCGTGGTCGCCATGCTCAGGCCCGTCGTG GAAGAGGAGATGTCCATGCTTGGGGAGATCAGCCACCTTCAGGCGCTGACCGACGACCTGAAGATCCTAACCATGGACCCGCACAAGCTGCCGGCGTCCAGTGAACAG gtgatCGTTGACCTGAAGGCGTCAGAGTGCGCCTGGTCCTATCAGACTCCGCCCTCGTCTCCCAGCACCACCGTCTCCAGGAAGTCCAGCATGTGCAG CAGCCTGAACAGCGTGAACAGCAGCGACTCCCGTTCCAGCGGCTCCCGCTGCCACTCTCCCACCTCGCACTTCCGCTACCGGGccgcctcctcgtcctcctcggcTCTGGCGCAGCAGGCGCCGGCCCGCCTGTCCTCGGTGTCCTCCCACGACTCGGGCTTCGTCTCGCAAGACGCCTCCCAGTCCAAGTCCCCTTCTCCCATGCCTCCGGACCCCTCGCAG TTGTCCAACGGTTTTGACCGTCTCGCTCACCCCTGGCCGAGCGGCGTGCCGCGACAAGACATCCGCTTCCGCTCGCCATCCTTCCCcccctcatcctcatcatcctccacCGCCACCTCGCCCCCGTCGCCGACCCATTGGCCCGTCCGGTCTCCTCGTTTGGCCGACTTCTCGCCACTGTCCTGGTCCGTGACTTCGTCTTCGAGCCGGGTCCCGTCCTGGAAG GACTGGGCCAAGCCGGGCCCGTACGATCAGCCCATGTTCAACGCCCTGAGGAAGGGCAAGGAGAGGAGGGAGGCTGTTGACCCCCAAGCGGAGGACCTGCAAGGGGGCAAGGGAAGCCCCCGTGTGACATCACCGAAG gAGGACAGGGAAGCCCACGTGGAGCTGGCGAGGGCACTGGCCCGCAGTCTCCACTTGGATCTCCAGGGCTCCAGCAGGGACTCGCTGCAGGGCTCCAGCGGCTACAGCAGTCAAACCAACACACCGTGCTGCTCCGAGGACGCGGCCTCCACGCAAG ACTGCGACTACTTCTCCACGGCAGCGGATCACGAAGGCGACCGTCGCAATCCCGACGCGGACAAGTCGCCCGGCGTCCCGCGGCCCGGGGACCTCTCTCACTCCTGCCGCCGCTTGTTCCAGTCCAAGCGCCCCGGGTCATCCTGCGTGCCTCCCGGCCCCTCGGCGGTGGTCCCCCCGGGGGTGGCCACCATTCGCCGGACGCCGTCCTCCAAACCCAACTTGAGACGCCAGTCGGGAGGCCTCGCTTTGGGCCCGGTCCCCATCAAGCCACCCATGGTCCCGGTCAAGACACCCACCGTGCCGGACCACGCCGGCTTCCCTCGGGCCAGAGCATCTGAGGACGCCAGCGCGCCGCGGACCCCCAAGAGCCCCCCAGGCACTCCCCTCTCACCAGGGAGCAGTGGAACCTTTTCGCCTCACTTTGATCACTGCCGGGGGCCCGAGCCGGAGCGACGTCCTCTGCCGGAGCTCCTGGAAGAGACGGAACACGGAGATGGCGTGGACGACTTCCTGG
- the LOC133500956 gene encoding protein MTSS 1-like isoform X1, with protein METMERECSALGGLFQNVIADMKGSYPVWEDFVSKASKLQSQLRTTVVAVAAFLDAFQKVADMATGSRGATRDIGSALTRMCMRHRSIEAKLKQFSTLFVDCLINPLQEQMEEWKRVANTLDKDHAKEYKKARQEIKKRSSDTLKLQKKAKKADVFGRGDIQPQLDSAKQEVSDKYFLLEEAEKQAVRRAMVEERSRFCCVVAMLRPVVEEEMSMLGEISHLQALTDDLKILTMDPHKLPASSEQVIVDLKASECAWSYQTPPSSPSTTVSRKSSMCSSLNSVNSSDSRSSGSRCHSPTSHFRYRAASSSSSALAQQAPARLSSVSSHDSGFVSQDASQSKSPSPMPPDPSQLSNGFDRLAHPWPSGVPRQDIRFRSPSFPPSSSSSSTATSPPSPTHWPVRSPRLADFSPLSWSVTSSSSRVPSWKDWAKPGPYDQPMFNALRKGKERREAVDPQAEDLQGGKGSPRVTSPKEDREAHVELARALARSLHLDLQGSSRDSLQGSSGYSSQTNTPCCSEDAASTQDCDYFSTAADHEGDRRNPDADKSPGVPRPGDLSHSCRRLFQSKRPGSSCVPPGPSAVVPPGVATIRRTPSSKPNLRRQSGGLALGPVPIKPPMVPVKTPTVPDHAGFPRARASEDASAPRTPKSPPGTPLSPGSSGTFSPHFDHCRGPEPERRPLPELLEETEHGDGVDDFLVAIRRGVKLKRTTTNDRSAPRIH; from the exons GACGACGGTGGTGGCGGTGGCGGCCTTCCTGGACGCCTTCCAGAAGGTGGCGGACATGGCGACCGGCAGCCGAG GGGCGACGAGGGACATTGGCTCAGCGCTCACCAGGATGTGCATGAGGCACCGGAGCATCGAGGCCAAACTCAAACAGTTCTCcac GTTGTTTGTGGACTGCCTCATCAACCCGCTCCAGGAGCAGATGGAGGAGTGGAAGCGGGTCGCCAACACGCTGGACAAGGACCACGCCAAAG AGTACAAGAAAGCGCGGCAGGAGATCAAGAAGAGATCGTCGGACACGCTGAAGCTGCAGAAGAAAGCCAAGAAAG CCGACGTGTTCG GCCGCGGGGACATCCAGCCGCAATTGGACAGcgccaaacaggaagtgagcgACAAGTACTTCCTGCTGGAGGAGGCGGAGAAGCAGGCGGTGCGGAGAGCCATGGTGGAGGAGAGGAGCCGCTTCTGCTGCGTGGTCGCCATGCTCAGGCCCGTCGTG GAAGAGGAGATGTCCATGCTTGGGGAGATCAGCCACCTTCAGGCGCTGACCGACGACCTGAAGATCCTAACCATGGACCCGCACAAGCTGCCGGCGTCCAGTGAACAG gtgatCGTTGACCTGAAGGCGTCAGAGTGCGCCTGGTCCTATCAGACTCCGCCCTCGTCTCCCAGCACCACCGTCTCCAGGAAGTCCAGCATGTGCAG CAGCCTGAACAGCGTGAACAGCAGCGACTCCCGTTCCAGCGGCTCCCGCTGCCACTCTCCCACCTCGCACTTCCGCTACCGGGccgcctcctcgtcctcctcggcTCTGGCGCAGCAGGCGCCGGCCCGCCTGTCCTCGGTGTCCTCCCACGACTCGGGCTTCGTCTCGCAAGACGCCTCCCAGTCCAAGTCCCCTTCTCCCATGCCTCCGGACCCCTCGCAG TTGTCCAACGGTTTTGACCGTCTCGCTCACCCCTGGCCGAGCGGCGTGCCGCGACAAGACATCCGCTTCCGCTCGCCATCCTTCCCcccctcatcctcatcatcctccacCGCCACCTCGCCCCCGTCGCCGACCCATTGGCCCGTCCGGTCTCCTCGTTTGGCCGACTTCTCGCCACTGTCCTGGTCCGTGACTTCGTCTTCGAGCCGGGTCCCGTCCTGGAAG GACTGGGCCAAGCCGGGCCCGTACGATCAGCCCATGTTCAACGCCCTGAGGAAGGGCAAGGAGAGGAGGGAGGCTGTTGACCCCCAAGCGGAGGACCTGCAAGGGGGCAAGGGAAGCCCCCGTGTGACATCACCGAAG gAGGACAGGGAAGCCCACGTGGAGCTGGCGAGGGCACTGGCCCGCAGTCTCCACTTGGATCTCCAGGGCTCCAGCAGGGACTCGCTGCAGGGCTCCAGCGGCTACAGCAGTCAAACCAACACACCGTGCTGCTCCGAGGACGCGGCCTCCACGCAAG ACTGCGACTACTTCTCCACGGCAGCGGATCACGAAGGCGACCGTCGCAATCCCGACGCGGACAAGTCGCCCGGCGTCCCGCGGCCCGGGGACCTCTCTCACTCCTGCCGCCGCTTGTTCCAGTCCAAGCGCCCCGGGTCATCCTGCGTGCCTCCCGGCCCCTCGGCGGTGGTCCCCCCGGGGGTGGCCACCATTCGCCGGACGCCGTCCTCCAAACCCAACTTGAGACGCCAGTCGGGAGGCCTCGCTTTGGGCCCGGTCCCCATCAAGCCACCCATGGTCCCGGTCAAGACACCCACCGTGCCGGACCACGCCGGCTTCCCTCGGGCCAGAGCATCTGAGGACGCCAGCGCGCCGCGGACCCCCAAGAGCCCCCCAGGCACTCCCCTCTCACCAGGGAGCAGTGGAACCTTTTCGCCTCACTTTGATCACTGCCGGGGGCCCGAGCCGGAGCGACGTCCTCTGCCGGAGCTCCTGGAAGAGACGGAACACGGAGATGGCGTGGACGACTTCCTGG